A segment of the Candidatus Binatus sp. genome:
CGCGCGGATTCAAGATTAGCCAGTGGTGAGTGCCGCGAAAAGCCGCCAGGAGTCGCGAAGTAACCGGTGCGTTCAGTCTGCCGGAGCGGGCGGCGGCAAAGCGGGTGCTTCGTCCGGCGCCGGCGGAGCTTCGGGCTCTGCGGGCGCGGGCTGGTCAAGATCCGCGGCTGATGCCGACACGCTCGCAGCGGCAGGCACGAATGCGGACACGCGCGTAACGCCGACTCGCGCAGTCAGGTTGCCCGGACTCGCGGCGAGAGCCTTCTGATAGGCGGCGGCGGCCTCGGCGGATTTACCCGACTCCTCGAGACTGAGCCCTTCGAACGCGTAGATTTCGCCGAGCCACGCGGAATCCGATGCGAGCCCAATTTCCGCGCGCTTGAAGAACGTCTGCGCCTGCGCGTAGTCCTTGCGCGTGACGTATGCGCGCCCCAGGTAGAAGTACGCGTACGAGTTGCTCGGATCGATCGAAATTGCGTGCGCCAGTTCGCGAATCGCGCCGTCAGTGTGCCCCTGCTCGAGCTCGACGCGCTGCTGCTCGGTGATTCTCAACGATGCGGCACGGGCGGGAGTTGGCGCAGTATCGATCAGCGGCGCCAGCGAAGAGTCGCTGATTTGGGGCGTCGTCGCGATCGAACCTACGTCGATCGCCGGCGCGACATCGGGCGGTTCGGCTTCTGCGGGGAGCGGGGGCGCCGGAGTTGGCGTTGGTTTAGCAGGAGGCCGCTGCTGCTGGCCGGGCCCTGGCTGTTCGGCGGGCGTCGGTTTCCCAGCAGGCACCTGTTCCCAATCACCGGAATCGGGATTTGTGTCGGGATTGGGATTTGCCTCTGCGGAGGTGGATGACGGCGCGGCGGGACCAGGCTGAGCCGCGAGATCCTGCGCTGGAATCGATTCCTCTTCGAGTTCCGCGACAACCATCGGCTGCCGCGGCGATGCGCTCGCGGAAATCGGCAGCATCGGCAGAAATATTGCGAAAGCGAATGGGCCCAGTCGCTTCATTAGCGAACTAGTCATTGGGATCAGCAACTGGATTCGGCTCCTCGGGCATCTTGTGGTCCACGCCAGTCAACGACGTCGCCGAACTATGATACGGGCAGTCCTGAGTTGGCGCCATACCTTCCGGATACACGCCCATCATAGTCACCGGGCAATAGGGTGTCGCCTTATAGCCGGTAGTCGGATCGACTTTCACCTCGACGATTCCCGGCGGAGCGGTGAAATCGAGCGGCGGGCGCGCCGCAGTCGCCGCTTTCATAAAAGCGGTCCACGCCGGCAGCGAAGCCTGCGCGCCGGTCAGGCCCAGCTCTTCCTTTTGATCGAAACCGGTCCAGGTCACCGCCAGCAGGTTGGGCGTAAAGCCCGCGAACCATGCGTCCTTGTCGTCGTTGGTGGTGCCGGTCTTGCCCGCGGCCGGCCGCGTGAAACCCATCGCGCGTGCGCCCGCGCCGGTGCCGTGATTGATCACGTTTTCAAGCATGAACTGCATCATGTACGCGAGTTGGGGCGAAATCACCTGTTCGGCGGTCAGTTCGTGGCCCTCGATTACCTTGTTGTTTTCGTCGACCACTGCGGTAACGGCGTAAGGCTGGATCTCCATCCCGTCATTGGCAATTACGGCGTACGCGCGCGCGATCTGCATCGGCGAGACTTCGATTCCGCCGAGCACGATCGACGGGTAGGGCGGCAAGTCGCCAAAGCCGAGCTTCGACGCCATCGCGCGGATTCGATCCAGTCCGACGCTGTTGGCCAGCCGCGCGGTCGCGGAGTTTAGCGACTCGCCGAGCGCGAACTCGAGCGTGACGTGGCCGAAGAAGCGGTCGCGATAGTTATTCGGCGTCCAGCTCATGTCGCCATACTGCCAGGTGAAGGGCGCGTCCTCGATATAGGTAGTCGGCAGGAACTTCTCCGCTCCTCCCGACAGGGTCTCGTCGAAGGCCGCCAGGTAGGTAACCGGCTTGAAGACCGAACCGGGCTGACGTTTGGACTGAGTAACGCGATTGAACTGGCTCGAGCGGTAGTTGCGTCCA
Coding sequences within it:
- a CDS encoding tetratricopeptide repeat protein — protein: MKRLGPFAFAIFLPMLPISASASPRQPMVVAELEEESIPAQDLAAQPGPAAPSSTSAEANPNPDTNPDSGDWEQVPAGKPTPAEQPGPGQQQRPPAKPTPTPAPPLPAEAEPPDVAPAIDVGSIATTPQISDSSLAPLIDTAPTPARAASLRITEQQRVELEQGHTDGAIRELAHAISIDPSNSYAYFYLGRAYVTRKDYAQAQTFFKRAEIGLASDSAWLGEIYAFEGLSLEESGKSAEAAAAYQKALAASPGNLTARVGVTRVSAFVPAAASVSASAADLDQPAPAEPEAPPAPDEAPALPPPAPAD